A stretch of the Pan troglodytes isolate AG18354 chromosome 20, NHGRI_mPanTro3-v2.0_pri, whole genome shotgun sequence genome encodes the following:
- the OR10H2 gene encoding olfactory receptor 10H2, with protein sequence MLGLNHTSMSEFILVGFSAFPHLQLMLFLLFLLMYLFTLLGNLLIMATVWSERSLHTPMYLFLCALSVSEILYTVAVIPRMLADLLSTQHSIAFLACASQMFFSFSFGFTRSFLLTVMGYDRYEAICHPLRYNVLMSPRGCACLVGCSWAGGSVMGVVVTMAIFQLTFCGSHEIQHFLCHVPPLLKLACGNNVPAVALGVGLVCIMALLGCFLLILLSYAFIVADILKIPSAEGRNKAFSTCASHLIVVIVHYGFASVIYLKPKGPHSQEGDTLMATTYTVLTPFLSPIIFSLRNKELKVAMKRTFLSKLYSSGT encoded by the coding sequence ATGCTGGGGCTAAACCACACCTCCATGTCTGAATTCATCCTCGTCGGCTTCTCTGCCTTCCCCCACCTCCAACTGATGCTCTTCCTGCTGTTCCTGCTGATGTACCTGTTCACGCTGCTGGGCAACCTGCTCATCATGGCCACCGTCTGGAGCGAGCGCAGCCTCCACACGCCCATGTACCTCTTCCTGTGCGCCCTCTCCGTCTCCGAGATCCTCTACACCGTGGCCGTCATCCCGCGCATGCTGGCCGACCTGCTGTCCACCCAGCACTCCATCGCCTTCCTGGCCTGTGCCAGTCAGATGTTCTTCTCCTTCAGCTTCGGCTTCACCCGCTCCTTCCTGCTCACTGTCATGGGCTACGACCGCTACGAGGCCATCTGCCATCCCCTGCGCTACAACGTGCTCATGAGCCCACGGGGCTGCGCCTGCCTGGTGGGCTGCTCCTGGGCTGGTGGCTCGGTCATGGGGGTGGTGGTGACAATGGCCATTTTCCAACTGACTTTCTGTGGATCCCATGAGATCCAGCATTTTTTATGTCATGTGCCACCTCTGTTGAAGTTGGCCTGTGGAAATAACGTACCAGCTGTGGCCCTGGGCGTGGGCTTGGTATGTATCATGGCACTGCTGGGCTGttttctcctcatcctcctctcctATGCCTTCATCGTGGCGGACATCTTGAAGATCCCTTCTGCTGAAGGTCGGAACAAGGCCTTCTCCACCTGTGCCTCTCACCTTATTGTGGTCATTGTGCACTATGGCTTTGCCTCTGTCATCTACCTCAAGCCCAAAGGTCCCCACTCTCAGGAGGGTGACACCCTGATGGCCACCACCTACACAGTCCTCACGCCCTTCCTCAGCCCCATCATCTTCAGCCTCAGGAACAAAGAACTGAAGGTTGCCATGAAGAGGACCTTCCTCAGCAAACTCTATTCCTCAGGCACCTGA